Proteins encoded by one window of Streptomyces sp. LX-29:
- a CDS encoding L-lactate permease gives MIWAIAVSPLVMVLGIITGLRRPAHWAAVAGTALAAVLIWWLPDFTLPDAALATGARASGLLVLNAAAVMLPGVYLSQVLTRREVHRSLQDWVRGLPLPGPAKIALVVAGIAPTVEALTGFGVSLLVTVPVLLALAPPPTALRQAMLGMNIMPWGTLGLATVIGAALTGTETATLGTATAVASGLVFPLVTVWAALLAGPRRRFRTAAMAAVAGATLSLGLLALNLMGVVQPAGVLAGLLTTTIGLALCATRRSRFGAETARLRSGAEPTGSRFDAAPAGGLLPPRAVLRAYGLVLGGIALTRAAKAIGVPTVELHAGGASFALLSSPGLPLLAAALLLDRGRPHGPDARAALARVARPLLALTGFVALGRLMADSGMIGELGAAVAGAPPLVTALAAPALGMLSGFITGSNVGGNAMMMPLQERLAGSGAGLDTWFAALQNSAAGHAVFTSLPMIMLILAVAGDRAKTADVSEHTLLRFGLRVAAAVYATLAATAVVLVLYA, from the coding sequence ATGATCTGGGCGATAGCGGTGTCCCCGCTCGTCATGGTGCTGGGAATCATCACCGGTCTGCGCCGGCCGGCGCACTGGGCGGCGGTCGCGGGCACCGCGCTGGCGGCGGTGCTGATCTGGTGGCTGCCGGACTTCACGCTGCCCGACGCGGCGCTGGCGACGGGGGCCAGGGCATCTGGTCTGCTGGTGCTCAACGCCGCCGCGGTGATGCTGCCCGGCGTCTACCTCAGCCAGGTGCTCACCCGTCGGGAGGTGCACCGATCGCTGCAGGATTGGGTGCGCGGGCTGCCGCTTCCCGGACCGGCGAAGATCGCCCTGGTGGTGGCGGGCATCGCGCCCACCGTGGAGGCGCTCACCGGCTTCGGGGTGTCGCTGCTGGTCACCGTGCCCGTGCTGCTCGCCCTGGCACCACCCCCGACCGCCCTGCGGCAGGCCATGCTCGGCATGAACATCATGCCGTGGGGCACCCTCGGCCTCGCCACCGTCATCGGTGCCGCGCTCACCGGCACGGAGACGGCCACCCTGGGCACCGCCACCGCGGTCGCCAGCGGCCTGGTCTTCCCGCTGGTGACGGTGTGGGCGGCGCTGCTGGCCGGCCCGCGGCGCCGGTTCCGTACCGCCGCCATGGCAGCGGTCGCGGGCGCCACGCTCTCGCTCGGGCTGCTGGCGCTCAACCTGATGGGCGTGGTCCAACCGGCGGGCGTCCTGGCGGGGTTGCTCACCACGACCATCGGACTGGCGCTCTGCGCCACCCGTCGATCCCGCTTCGGCGCGGAGACGGCCCGACTCCGGTCCGGCGCGGAGCCCACCGGTTCCCGCTTCGACGCGGCGCCCGCCGGTGGGCTGCTGCCGCCGCGTGCGGTCCTGCGCGCGTACGGCCTCGTCCTCGGCGGTATCGCGCTCACGCGCGCGGCGAAGGCCATCGGAGTCCCGACCGTGGAGCTGCACGCGGGTGGCGCGAGCTTCGCGCTGCTGTCCTCACCGGGCCTGCCCCTGCTGGCCGCCGCCCTGCTGCTGGACCGCGGCCGCCCGCACGGACCGGACGCCCGCGCCGCGCTGGCCCGCGTCGCTCGGCCGCTGCTCGCCCTGACCGGATTCGTCGCCCTCGGGCGGCTGATGGCGGACAGCGGCATGATCGGGGAGCTGGGTGCGGCGGTCGCCGGGGCGCCGCCGCTGGTCACCGCGCTGGCCGCGCCCGCGCTCGGCATGCTCAGCGGCTTCATCACCGGCTCGAACGTCGGCGGCAACGCGATGATGATGCCGCTTCAGGAGCGCCTCGCCGGGAGCGGCGCAGGGCTCGACACCTGGTTCGCGGCCCTGCAGAACAGCGCCGCGGGCCACGCCGTCTTCACCTCACTGCCGATGATCATGCTGATCCTGGCTGTGGCGGGCGACCGCGCGAAGACCGCGGACGTCTCAGAGCACACGCTCCTGCGCTTCGGCCTCCGCGTGGCGGCCGCCGTATACGCCACACTGGCGGCCACGGCGGTGGTCCTCGTCCTGTACGCCTGA
- a CDS encoding helix-turn-helix domain-containing protein, with amino-acid sequence MLTETEFRTDDLPAEVRFDFWCERIGRTSPAPLDLHSEHWADFRARQRVLELGAVHVWPATHQALRFRRTPKLVRQSDPEHCHIGLPLRGTNRVAWGDQKDVYGAYEIRVFDSSRAFEVNCSNGPDLFSGLGIEIPKSLLHLPRNSVDRLFAQGMSGREGIGALLVQFLTQLAADTSCYQPCDGPRLGTVVIDLLSALFAHVLDADRSLPPESRSRTLVLRIRAYAQRNLHDPRLTPCAIAAAHNISTSYLHRLFQAEQETIATWIRRQRLERARRDLADPAMCSSTIHAIAARWGFIRAADFTRAFRTAYGMPPRDYRHQALHGPGATPWTQC; translated from the coding sequence ATGCTGACCGAGACCGAGTTCCGTACCGACGATCTACCCGCGGAGGTCCGGTTCGACTTCTGGTGCGAGCGCATCGGCCGAACCTCCCCTGCACCGCTGGACCTTCACAGCGAACACTGGGCGGATTTCCGGGCGCGTCAACGCGTGCTGGAGCTGGGCGCCGTTCATGTCTGGCCCGCGACCCACCAGGCGCTTCGATTCCGCCGGACCCCCAAGCTCGTCCGCCAGTCCGATCCCGAGCATTGCCACATCGGACTCCCTCTGCGGGGGACCAACCGAGTCGCCTGGGGTGACCAGAAGGATGTGTACGGGGCTTATGAGATAAGGGTCTTCGACAGCTCGCGGGCATTCGAGGTCAACTGCTCCAACGGTCCGGATCTGTTCTCGGGCCTGGGCATCGAAATCCCCAAGTCGCTGCTGCACCTGCCGCGGAACAGCGTGGACCGGTTGTTCGCCCAGGGGATGTCCGGACGGGAGGGGATCGGTGCCCTGCTCGTACAGTTCCTCACCCAGCTGGCGGCGGACACCAGCTGCTACCAGCCATGCGACGGCCCCCGACTGGGAACGGTCGTGATCGACCTGCTGTCCGCACTGTTCGCCCACGTCCTGGACGCCGACCGTTCCCTTCCGCCGGAATCCCGCAGTCGAACGCTGGTGCTGCGCATTCGGGCCTACGCCCAACGGAACCTGCACGACCCGCGGCTGACCCCGTGTGCGATCGCCGCCGCGCACAACATCTCCACCAGCTATCTGCACCGTCTCTTCCAGGCCGAGCAGGAGACCATCGCGACCTGGATTCGACGGCAGCGCTTGGAACGCGCCCGCCGGGACCTCGCCGACCCCGCGATGTGCTCCAGCACCATCCACGCCATCGCCGCCCGTTGGGGCTTCATCCGCGCCGCCGACTTCACGCGCGCCTTCCGCACCGCCTACGGCATGCCCCCGAGGGACTACCGGCACCAAGCCCTCCACGGCCCTGGGGCGACCCCGTGGACTCAGTGCTAA